The Salvia splendens isolate huo1 chromosome 21, SspV2, whole genome shotgun sequence genome includes a window with the following:
- the LOC121785216 gene encoding oxygen-evolving enhancer protein 2-1, chloroplastic-like, with the protein MASTACFLHHHAALSTSARTTSNRYSPSLKPAQQLLCRAQKQAENQESDSGAAVSRRLALTVLIGAAAVATKVSPAEAVYGEAANVFGKVKSNTDFKPYTGNGFKVLVPAKWNPSSEIEFPGTVLRYEDNFDISSNLTVTVNPTDKKTITDYGSPEDFLSQVDYLLGKQAYFGKTDSEGGFDSGAVATANLLETATPVVDGTKYYFLSVLTRTADGDEGGKHQLITATVKGGKLYICKAQAGDKRWFKGAKKFVESAATSFSVA; encoded by the exons ATGGCATCAACTGCATGCTTCTTGCACCACCATGCAGCTCTCTCCACCTCAGCAAGAACCACTTCTAACCGCTACTCTCCCTCTCTGAAGCCAGCCCAGCAGCTGCTCTGCAGAGCCCAGAAGCAGGCTGAGAATCAAGAATCCGACTCCGGCGCCGCCGTCTCGAGGAGGTTGGCCCTCACCGTCCTCATTGGGGCTGCTGCTGTTGCCACCAAGGTCTCACCTGCTGAGGCTGTTTATGGAGAAGCTG CGAACGTGTTTGGCAAGGTGAAGTCAAACACAGATTTCAAACCCTACACCGGAAATGGATTCAAGGTGTTAGTCCCTGCAAAGTGGAACCCTAGCAGCGAGATCGAGTTCCCGGGCACAGTCCTCCGATACGAGGACAACTTCGACATCAGCAGCAATCTCACCGTCACCGTCAACCCGACTGACAAGAAAACCATCACCGACTACGGCTCCCCTGAGGATTTCCTATCTCAA GTTGACTACTTGTTGGGGAAGCAGGCCTACTTTGGCAAAACTGACTCTGAG GGTGGATTCGACTCTGGGGCTGTGGCGACCGCCAACTTGCTGGAGACTGCGACTCCGGTGGTGGATGGAACCAAATACTACTTCTTGTCTGTGCTGACTAGGACTGCTGACGGAGACGAGGGGGGGAAGCACCAGCTGATCACGGCCACTGTCAAGGGCGGGAAGCTCTACATCTGCAAGGCTCAAGCTGGGGACAAGAGATGGTTCAAGGGTGCAAAGAAGTTTGTGGAGAGTGCAGCAACTTCTTTCAGTGTTGCTTGA
- the LOC121785215 gene encoding 2,3-bisphosphoglycerate-independent phosphoglycerate mutase-like: MGSSGFSWKLNDHPKLPKGKTVAMVVLDGWGEAHANQYNCIHIAETPTMDSLKTGAPEKWRLVKAHGKAVGLPTDDDMGNSEVGHNALGAGRIFAQGAKLVDIALETGKIYDGEGFNYIKESFATGTLHLIGLLSDGGVHSRIDQLQLLLKGASERGAKRIRVHILTDGRDCLDGSSVGFVETLENDLVKLREKGIDAQIASGGGRMYVTMDRYENDWEVVKRGWDAQVLGEAPHKFNNAVEAVKKLREIPNISDQYLPPFVIVDDSGKSVGPIVDGDAVVTLNFRADRMVMLASALEYEKFDKFDRVRFPKIRYAGMLQYDGELKLPNNYLVSPPEIDRTSGEYLVKNSIRTFACSETVKFGHVTFFWNGNRSGYFDNKLEEYVEIPSDSGITFNVQPKMKALEIGEKARDAILSRKWDQVRVNLPNSDMVGHTGDINATIVACKAADQAVKMILDAIEQVGGIYVVTADHGNAEDMVKRNKKGEPLLDKNGNIQILTSHTLEPVPVAIGGPGLAPGVRFRTDMPNGGLANVAATVMNLHGFEAPSDYETTLIEVVDK, from the exons ATGGGTAGCTCTGGATTCTCATGGAAATTGAACGACCACCCCAAACTTCCCAAGGGGAAGACCGTAGCAATGGTGGTTTTGGATGGATGGGGCGAGGCCCATGCCAATCAATACAACTGCATCCACATCGCCGAAACTCCAACCATGGATTCACTTAAAACG GGTGCCCCTGAAAAATGGAGATTGGTGAAGGCCCACGGTAAGGCTGTAGGGCTGCCCACAGATGATGACATGGGTAATAGTGAGGTTGGACACAATGCTCTTGGTGCTGGCAGGATTTTTGCGCAAGG TGCTAAGCTTGTTGATATTGCTCTTGAAACTGGGAAAATTTATGATGGGGAAGGTTTTAACTACATCAAGGAATCCTTTGCAACTGGAACACTTCACCTTATTGGATTATTGAGTGATGGCGGTGTTCACTCTCGGATCGATCAATTGCAG TTGTTGCTGAAAGGTGCCAGTGAGCGTGGTGCTAAAAGAATCCGTGTTCATATCCTCACAGATGGACGTGATTGTTTGGATGGATCCAGTGTTGGCTTTGTTGAAACTCTAGAAAATGATCTTGTAAAGCTTCGTGAGAAGGGTATTGATGCCCAGATTGCATCTGGTGGAGGTCGCATGTATGTCACCATGGACCGATATGAA AACGACTGGGAAGTTGTCAAGAGAGGATGGGACGCCCAAGTGCTTGGAGAAGCCCCACATAAGTTTAATAATGCAGTTGAAGCTGTCAAGAAGCTGAGAGAGATCCCTAACATTAGTGATCAATACTTGCCCCCTTTTGTTATTGTTGATGATAGTGGGAAGTCCGTTGGGCCTATTGTTGATGGTGATGCTGTTGTTACCCTGAACTTCCGGGCTGATCGCATGGTCATGCTTGCTTCGGCACTTGAGTATGAGAAGTTTGACAAATTTGACAGAGTTCGTTTCCCTAAAATCCGCTACGCTGGAATGCTCCAGTATGATGGTGAACTCAAACTTCCAAACAATTACCTTGTTTCTCCTCCAGAAATCGACAGAACCTCTGGAGAATATTTGGTGAAAAACAGCATCCGTACTTTCGCTTGCAG TGAAACGGTTAAGTTTGGTCATGTCACCTTCTTCTGGAACGGAAACCGCTCAGGATATTTCGACAACAAACTGGAAGAATACGTTGAAATCCCAAGTGATAGTGGTATCACATTCAACGTCCAGCCCAAGATGAAAGCCTTGGAAATTGGTGAGAAGGCGAGAGATGCCATTCTTAGCCGCAAATGGGACCAG GTACGTGTCAACCTACCTAACAGCGATATGGTGGGTCACACTGGTGATATCAATGCAACAATCGTGGCTTGTAAGGCTGCTGATCAAGCCGTCAAG ATGATTCTTGATGCGATTGAGCAAGTTGGTGGAATCTACGTCGTTACTGCTGACCATGGCAATGCCGAGGATATGGTGAAGAGAAACAAGAAAGGCGAACCTCTACTCGACAAGAATGGCAACATTCAAATCCTTACTTCTCACACACTCGAACCT GTTCCTGTTGCAATTGGTGGCCCTGGGCTTGCACCCGGTGTCAGATTCCGCACTGACATGCCCAATGGCGGACTGGCTAACGTAGCTGCTACTGTCATGAACTTGCACGGCTTTGAGGCCCCTAGTGACTATGAGACCACCCTCATCGAGGTCGTTGACAAGTAG
- the LOC121785277 gene encoding fasciclin-like arabinogalactan protein 2 has product MKPIKLLILLLAVAAVAATSKAHNITRILGSHPSLSTFNHYLSVTRLADEINRRVTITVCAVDNAAMSSLLSHQYPLPTLKNILSLHVFADYFGSKKLHQITKGSTTTSTLFQASGEAAGTSGYVNITDFKGGKVGFTPVDSDVDPPMATFVKSIHELPYNISVIQISNVLTSPEAEAPVSAPTDLNLLSLLAKQGCKSFSDLVAGAGAGVADVFTESVEAGLTVFCPSDAAIKSFSPAYKNLTGAGKNSLLLYHGVPEYNSLGMLRVSNGLMRTLATEGAKKFDFTVANDGDEVRLKTGVVTATIKGTVIDEDPLAIFKIDKVLLPTELFKADPTAKAQAAESPGPAGENDVPADEDSNGGGLTVARGGGIVVLSVAFVFGVLFL; this is encoded by the coding sequence ATGAAGCCGATCAAATTATTGATCCTCCTcctcgccgtcgccgccgtCGCAGCGACGAGCAAGGCACACAACATCACCCGCATCCTCGGGTCCCACCCCTCCCTCTCCACCTTCAACCACTACCTCTCCGTCACCCGCCTCGCCGACGAGATCAACCGCCGCGTCACGATCACCGTGTGCGCCGTGGACAACGCCGCCATGTCCTCCCTCCTCTCCCACCAATACCCCCTCCCCACCCTCAAAAACATCCTCTCCCTCCACGTCTTCGCCGACTACTTCGGCTCCAAAAAGCTCCACCAAATCACCAAgggctccaccaccacctccaccctcTTCCAAGCCTCCGGCGAGGCCGCCGGCACCTCCGGCTACGTCAACATCACCGATTTCAAAGGCGGAAAGGTCGGATTCACCCCTGTTGACTCCGATGTTGACCCTCCCATGGCCACATTCGTCAAATCCATCCACGAATTGCCCTACAACATCTCCGTCATCCAAATCAGCAACGTCCTCACCTCGCCGGAGGCCGAAGCCCCCGTCTCCGCCCCCACCGATCTAAACCTCCTCTCTCTCCTCGCCAAGCAAGGCTGCAAATCCTTCTCCGATCtcgtcgccggcgccggcgccggcgtTGCCGACGTCTTCACGGAGTCCGTCGAGGCCGGCCTCACCGTGTTCTGCCCCTCCGACGCGGCGATCAAGTCGTTCTCGCCGGCGTACAAAAACCTAACCGGCGCCGGGAAAAATTCGCTGCTGCTGTACCATGGCGTGCCGGAGTACAATTCGCTGGGGATGTTGCGGGTGAGCAACGGATTGATGCGGACGCTGGCGACGGAGGGGGCGAAGAAGTTCGATTTCACGGTGGCGAACGACGGCGACGAGGTGAGGCTGAAGACGGGGGTGGTGACGGCGACGATTAAGGGGACGGTGATTGATGAAGATCCGCTCGCGATTTTCAAAATTGATAAGGTTTTGCTGCCTACGGAGCTGTTTAAGGCGGATCCGACTGCGAAGGCGCAGGCTGCGGAGTCGCCGGGGCCGGCTGGGGAGAATGACGTGCCGGCGGATGAGGATTCGAATGGCGGCGGTTTGACGGTTGCGCGCGGTGGCGGGATTGTGGTGCTGAGTGTTGCTTTTGTTTTTGGTGTTTTATTTCTttga